One Aegilops tauschii subsp. strangulata cultivar AL8/78 chromosome 7, Aet v6.0, whole genome shotgun sequence genomic window carries:
- the LOC120968326 gene encoding uncharacterized protein isoform X1, producing MEMEGRRSPFPPTRTPEWHSPGQSFASEAPTNPSMGKRKSSSRRSAAVNSDESEDGDTRWIISPLGPDASRPPAQSRTGCPCQCHQQGTKRKAPGASRRRRNQPDNSTNVIRVYYGHREQRTLSLNDRLSFYRGHNFSGFGHVVVELPQPRPMTLVDLHLWILKLFRLHPETQDLSITGFFKEYTPDTYSDPHFLDQILDWDIRFFTTDRDWSSFVNKMKRKNVQQKFKLFVDCSELKHYDVLLKAVHEDYTPPSTVVLPETKCLLIDDPDHHFHLVEDWTMTPQEIVVYLADNYDKQIRLAEAWRAKLKVLETAFGTFFHSYDSVPGLLQDIACNPGGFVDIKDTEVVGCEDFRVLHRIFWAFAPCIHAFRCCRPVLCVKGTPLWEISRNAAHCCSTRC from the exons ATGGAAATGGAGGGAAGACGTTCCCCTTTCCCACCAACGCGCACACCAGAGTGGCACAGTCCCGGGCAGAGCTTTGCCTCCGAGGCCCCGACGAATCCGTCCATGGGGAAGCGGAAAAGCTCATCCCGCCGCTCGGCGGCGGTAAACTCGGACGAATCGGAAGATGGGGATACGCGATGGATCATCTCGCCGCTTGgccccgacgcgtctcgaccgcccgCCCAATCCCGTACCG GGTGCCCGTGTCAGTGCCACCAGCAGGGGACAAAGCGGAAGGCCCCGGGTGCCTCTCGGAGGCGTCGCAACCAGCCG GATAACAGCACAAATGTCATCCGCGTGTACTATGGCCATAGAGAACAACGCACGCTAAGTCTAAATGATCGCTTATCTTTCTACAGAGGACATAATTTCAGTGGATTCGGACACGTAGTGGTCGAGCTGCCGCAGCCGCGGCCTATGACATTGGTGGATCTGCACCTCTGGATCTTGAAATTGTTCCGGCTCCACCCGGAAACACAAGATCTCAGCATCACAGGGTTCTTCAAAGAATACACCCCTGACACTTACTCAGACCCTCACTTTCTGGACCAAATCCTGGACTGGGATATCCGGTTTTTCACCACAGACAGAGATTGGAGTTCCTTTGTTAATAAAATGAAGAGGAAGAATGTGCAGCAGAAGTTCAAGCTGTTCGTCGACTGCTCTGAACTCAAGCACTACGATGTTCTGCTCAAAGCAGTCCATGAGGATTACACACCACCATCGACGGTTGTTCTGCCGGAGACGAAATGTCTGTTAATTGATGACCCTGATCATCACTTCCACCTTGTTGAAGACTGGACAATGACCCCTCAGGAAATCGTAGTATATCTTGCTGACAACTACGACAAGCAGATCAGGCTTGCTGAGGCGTGGAGAGCAAAACTGAAGGTGTTGGAGACTGCATTTGGGACCTTTTTTCATTCATACGACTCTGTCCCAGGGTTGCTTCAGGATATAGCATGCAACCCTGGTGGTTTTGTTGACATCAAGGATACAGAGGTTGTTGGCTGTGAGGATTTCAGAGTTCTCCATCGTATCTTTTGGGCGTTTGCGCCTTGCATACATGCCTTCCGTTGCTGTCGCCCTGTGCTTTGTGTTAAGGGCACACCACTCTGGGAAATATCAAGGAATGCTGCTCACTGCTGTAGCACTAGATGCTAA
- the LOC120968326 gene encoding uncharacterized protein isoform X2: MGIRDGSSRRLAPTRLDRPPNPVPGTKRKAPGASRRRRNQPDNSTNVIRVYYGHREQRTLSLNDRLSFYRGHNFSGFGHVVVELPQPRPMTLVDLHLWILKLFRLHPETQDLSITGFFKEYTPDTYSDPHFLDQILDWDIRFFTTDRDWSSFVNKMKRKNVQQKFKLFVDCSELKHYDVLLKAVHEDYTPPSTVVLPETKCLLIDDPDHHFHLVEDWTMTPQEIVVYLADNYDKQIRLAEAWRAKLKVLETAFGTFFHSYDSVPGLLQDIACNPGGFVDIKDTEVVGCEDFRVLHRIFWAFAPCIHAFRCCRPVLCVKGTPLWEISRNAAHCCSTRC; encoded by the exons ATGGGGATACGCGATGGATCATCTCGCCGCTTGgccccgacgcgtctcgaccgcccgCCCAATCCCGTACCG GGGACAAAGCGGAAGGCCCCGGGTGCCTCTCGGAGGCGTCGCAACCAGCCG GATAACAGCACAAATGTCATCCGCGTGTACTATGGCCATAGAGAACAACGCACGCTAAGTCTAAATGATCGCTTATCTTTCTACAGAGGACATAATTTCAGTGGATTCGGACACGTAGTGGTCGAGCTGCCGCAGCCGCGGCCTATGACATTGGTGGATCTGCACCTCTGGATCTTGAAATTGTTCCGGCTCCACCCGGAAACACAAGATCTCAGCATCACAGGGTTCTTCAAAGAATACACCCCTGACACTTACTCAGACCCTCACTTTCTGGACCAAATCCTGGACTGGGATATCCGGTTTTTCACCACAGACAGAGATTGGAGTTCCTTTGTTAATAAAATGAAGAGGAAGAATGTGCAGCAGAAGTTCAAGCTGTTCGTCGACTGCTCTGAACTCAAGCACTACGATGTTCTGCTCAAAGCAGTCCATGAGGATTACACACCACCATCGACGGTTGTTCTGCCGGAGACGAAATGTCTGTTAATTGATGACCCTGATCATCACTTCCACCTTGTTGAAGACTGGACAATGACCCCTCAGGAAATCGTAGTATATCTTGCTGACAACTACGACAAGCAGATCAGGCTTGCTGAGGCGTGGAGAGCAAAACTGAAGGTGTTGGAGACTGCATTTGGGACCTTTTTTCATTCATACGACTCTGTCCCAGGGTTGCTTCAGGATATAGCATGCAACCCTGGTGGTTTTGTTGACATCAAGGATACAGAGGTTGTTGGCTGTGAGGATTTCAGAGTTCTCCATCGTATCTTTTGGGCGTTTGCGCCTTGCATACATGCCTTCCGTTGCTGTCGCCCTGTGCTTTGTGTTAAGGGCACACCACTCTGGGAAATATCAAGGAATGCTGCTCACTGCTGTAGCACTAGATGCTAA